DNA from Metabacillus flavus:
GAACTTTCAAAATCTTTCCTCTCATAGCCAGCTTCTTTAAAAAGCTGCCAAATGGCTTCGGTTTCATAATGGTTTACTTTACAGCCTAATGTATGAAACGCAACGGATGCCATATATCTTCACCTCATTAATTCAAAATGGTAGGAAACCGCTGAAAGTGCATACAGCGGAGCGGTTTCAGTCCTTAAAATCCTGGGTCCAAATCCTGCAGTTACGAAGCCATGCTCCTGAAGAAAATCAATTTCCTCAAGCGTAAAACCGCCTTCAGGTCCTGTAGCAACAAGCAGTGACTCCCCAGTGGACAGCTGTTCAAGAGCTTTTGAGAAACTGCTCTTTTCACCTTTTTTTGCTGATTCTTCATAAGCTGCAATTTTCACACCGTACTCTTTGGAAATCTGGACGAGCTCTTTTAAAGAAACCGGGTCATTCACTAATGGAATGCGGTTGCGGTATGATTGCTCGGCTGCTTCCTTCGCTATCTTTTGCCAGCGTTCGGTTTTCTTCTTGGATTTTTTATCATCCAATTTTACTACAGAACGAGCCGCATTAAAAGGGATAAACTTAAGAGCACCGAGCTCTGTCCCTTTTTGGATAATCAAATCCAGTTTATCCCCTTTAGGCAGCCCGCATGCAATCGTAACACGTACCGGCAGTTCTTTATTTTCAGTCACCCATTCTGCGACATTGCATTCTGCCTCATTTTGCCCCGGTTCGGCCAGAGTGCATAATGCTTCCTCTCCATCTGAAGTTACCCAAATGATTGAATCTCCCTCTCTCATCCGCATAACCTTTATCATATGATGAAAATCGTCGCCTGCTGCTTTAATAGAGGATCCAATTTCACTTTTTGGTGTATTGATAAAATAACGCTGCATCATAATCCCTCCAAACGCCGGTCCTGAAATTTTAAAGGGGCGACTGAAAGAGCCGGCCCCAGTTAAATGTGCGCATCAGATGGCACGATGTTCGTTTTTCCTTGCTGTAAAAGCAACCCAGTCTTCCATAACAACCGTTTCCGAGATCTCAAACCCCGCATTAATAAGCGCATCTCTCACATCGTTTTTCTTATTGAGAATGATGCCGGATGTGATAAACCATCCTCCGTCTTTTACAAGGCTATATGCTTCATCTGTAAACTTTAAAATAACCTCGGCCAATATATTCGCGACGA
Protein-coding regions in this window:
- a CDS encoding 16S rRNA (uracil(1498)-N(3))-methyltransferase, which produces MQRYFINTPKSEIGSSIKAAGDDFHHMIKVMRMREGDSIIWVTSDGEEALCTLAEPGQNEAECNVAEWVTENKELPVRVTIACGLPKGDKLDLIIQKGTELGALKFIPFNAARSVVKLDDKKSKKKTERWQKIAKEAAEQSYRNRIPLVNDPVSLKELVQISKEYGVKIAAYEESAKKGEKSSFSKALEQLSTGESLLVATGPEGGFTLEEIDFLQEHGFVTAGFGPRILRTETAPLYALSAVSYHFELMR